From Desulfomicrobium macestii, one genomic window encodes:
- a CDS encoding potassium channel family protein: MKFLVSQMAALVKSGQQKANTRLMIRFLFILLSFFAAFTVLFHFLMAYEGQTHSWITGLYWTLTVMSTLGFGDITFTSDPGRLFSIFVMLSGVVFMLIVLPFTFIQFFYAPWLEEQNKARAPRKVPETMSNHVILTFCDAVTLNLVEKLNQYGIRSVILVSDLQEALNLHETGLNVVLGELDDPETYLRLRVREAAMVVVMNDDVASTNIIFTIREVADKIPVITNADQEDSVDILDLAGSTHTYQFTKMLGQVLARRVMGVSMKANIIGNFDELLIAEAPAMHSALQGRTLAESRLRELTGVNVVGIWEQGRFQLPDPMTMIGASTVLVLAGSEAQLDTYDALMGATKLSKEHSGPVVVLGGGRVGMSVARTLTERGVDYRVVEKKTLRNTEDSRIIQGSAADLDILVLAGINETPSIIITTHDDDLNIFLTIYCRRLRPDVQIISRASLDRNINTLHRAGANLVMSFSSLFSTTILNLLNPHKLLMLSEGLNIFRSEPSPAIVGKPLREQKIRQSTGCSIIAIKRGEEMLLNPEPDTIVSKDDELILIGTAQAEKNFMEQYPAS, encoded by the coding sequence ATGAAATTTCTCGTTTCTCAAATGGCGGCCCTGGTCAAAAGCGGCCAACAAAAGGCCAATACGCGACTGATGATCCGTTTTCTGTTCATCCTGCTCAGCTTCTTTGCCGCCTTCACCGTTCTGTTCCACTTCCTGATGGCCTACGAAGGTCAGACACACTCCTGGATCACCGGTCTGTACTGGACCCTGACGGTCATGAGCACCCTGGGCTTCGGAGATATCACCTTCACCTCGGATCCTGGGCGCCTCTTCTCCATTTTCGTGATGCTGAGCGGCGTCGTGTTCATGCTCATCGTCCTGCCCTTCACCTTCATCCAGTTTTTCTACGCGCCCTGGCTTGAAGAACAGAACAAGGCCAGGGCCCCGCGCAAGGTTCCCGAGACCATGTCGAACCACGTCATCCTGACCTTCTGCGACGCGGTCACCCTCAATCTGGTGGAAAAGCTCAACCAGTACGGCATCCGGAGCGTGATCCTGGTTTCGGACCTGCAGGAGGCCCTCAATCTGCATGAGACGGGCCTGAACGTGGTCCTCGGCGAACTTGACGACCCGGAAACATATCTGCGGCTGCGTGTGCGCGAAGCGGCCATGGTCGTGGTCATGAACGATGACGTGGCCAGCACCAACATCATCTTCACCATCCGCGAGGTCGCGGACAAGATCCCCGTCATCACCAACGCCGATCAGGAGGACTCCGTGGATATCCTGGACCTCGCGGGCAGCACGCACACCTACCAGTTCACCAAGATGCTGGGACAGGTACTGGCGCGGCGGGTCATGGGGGTCAGCATGAAGGCCAACATCATCGGCAATTTCGATGAACTGCTCATCGCCGAGGCGCCCGCCATGCATTCCGCCCTCCAGGGACGTACCCTGGCCGAAAGCAGGCTACGCGAACTGACCGGCGTAAACGTGGTCGGCATCTGGGAGCAAGGCCGCTTTCAGCTGCCCGACCCCATGACCATGATCGGCGCTTCCACGGTGCTGGTTCTGGCGGGTTCCGAGGCGCAGCTCGACACCTATGACGCGCTCATGGGCGCGACAAAGCTCAGCAAGGAACACAGCGGGCCGGTGGTGGTTCTGGGTGGGGGCAGGGTCGGCATGTCCGTGGCCAGGACCTTGACCGAAAGGGGCGTCGACTATCGCGTGGTTGAAAAGAAGACACTCAGGAACACGGAGGATTCGAGAATCATCCAGGGCAGCGCGGCCGATCTGGACATCCTTGTCCTGGCCGGAATCAACGAGACGCCGTCCATCATCATCACCACCCACGACGATGACCTGAACATCTTCCTGACCATCTACTGCCGCCGCCTGCGGCCCGACGTCCAGATCATCAGCCGGGCCAGTCTGGACCGCAACATCAACACCCTGCACCGCGCCGGGGCCAATCTGGTCATGTCCTTTTCATCCCTGTTCTCGACCACCATCCTGAACCTGCTCAATCCGCACAAACTGCTCATGCTCTCCGAAGGGCTGAACATCTTCCGCTCGGAACCGAGCCCGGCCATCGTGGGCAAGCCCCTGCGCGAACAGAAGATCCGCCAGTCCACCGGGTGCAGCATCATCGCCATCAAGCGGGGCGAGGAAATGCTCCTGAATCCCGAGCCGGATACCATCGTGTCCAAGGATGACGAGCTCATCCTGATCGGAACGGCGCAGGCGGAGAAGAACTTCATGGAGCAGTACCCGGCCTCCTAG
- a CDS encoding iron-containing alcohol dehydrogenase — MIYSFSTARVVFGIGSRAGVATHASHMGRRCLLVTGSRPERYDWLLEDLKAVMDDVLCVAVGGEPETGFISAQAESARRARCDVVVAVGGGSVIDAGKALAALAANTGDLFDYLEVVGRGAPLEHEPLPMVAVPTTAGTGSEVTANAVLLSPAHGVKASLRASDLIPTLAVVDPELAVSLPPAQTAASGMDALTQLMECFVSHAASPLTDPLCRDGLTRAARSLRVAVQDGANMRARSDMALASLFSGMALANAKLGAVHGFAAPLGGMLGAAHGEICAALLPHVMEANIRVLRHVAPEHPALARYDEVGRLLTGTQDARAEDGLEFVRALCSELGIRGLGALGLTGEVMEEAVEKAARASSMHGNPIVLDKGELLAILRRAMDSGSSTQ; from the coding sequence ATGATATATTCCTTTTCCACCGCGCGCGTGGTTTTCGGCATTGGTTCAAGGGCGGGCGTAGCCACGCACGCCTCCCACATGGGCAGACGCTGCCTGCTTGTGACCGGGAGCCGCCCCGAGCGCTATGACTGGCTGCTTGAGGATTTGAAGGCCGTCATGGATGACGTGCTCTGTGTTGCCGTCGGCGGCGAGCCCGAAACCGGGTTTATCTCCGCGCAGGCCGAATCCGCGCGGCGGGCGCGTTGCGATGTGGTCGTGGCCGTCGGGGGCGGGAGCGTCATCGACGCGGGCAAGGCCCTGGCCGCCCTGGCCGCCAATACGGGCGACCTGTTCGATTACCTGGAGGTGGTCGGACGCGGCGCGCCCCTTGAGCATGAGCCCCTGCCCATGGTCGCGGTGCCGACCACGGCCGGGACCGGGTCCGAGGTCACGGCCAACGCCGTGCTCCTTTCCCCCGCGCACGGGGTCAAGGCCAGTCTGCGCGCGTCGGATCTGATCCCTACCCTGGCCGTCGTCGATCCCGAGCTGGCCGTGTCCCTGCCCCCCGCGCAGACCGCCGCCTCCGGCATGGACGCCCTGACCCAGCTCATGGAGTGCTTCGTGTCCCATGCGGCCAGTCCGTTGACCGATCCGCTCTGTCGCGACGGTCTGACGCGGGCGGCGCGTTCGCTGCGCGTCGCGGTGCAGGACGGGGCAAACATGCGCGCGCGTTCGGACATGGCCCTGGCCAGCCTGTTTTCTGGCATGGCCCTGGCCAACGCCAAGCTCGGAGCAGTGCACGGCTTCGCCGCTCCCCTGGGAGGCATGCTCGGCGCGGCGCATGGCGAGATCTGCGCGGCCCTGCTGCCCCATGTCATGGAGGCCAATATCCGTGTTTTGCGTCACGTGGCCCCGGAACATCCGGCGCTTGCCAGATACGACGAGGTCGGAAGGCTGCTGACCGGTACTCAGGACGCCCGGGCCGAGGACGGACTGGAATTCGTGCGGGCGCTTTGCTCCGAGCTTGGCATCCGGGGGCTCGGGGCGCTGGGGCTGACCGGGGAGGTCATGGAGGAGGCGGTCGAAAAGGCTGCTCGGGCATCGAGCATGCACGGAAATCCGATCGTGCTGGACAAGGGCGAACTGCTGGCCATCCTGCGCCGGGCCATGGACAGTGGCTCCTCCACGCAGTGA
- a CDS encoding HU family DNA-binding protein has translation MVADNAEIQVEKADLIERLKAEMGYSEEEAERVVDAMMESITESLSKGDKINLPGIGTMAVVERAPRKGEDPHPGKDIKFSPGKRLKDALTSLDFITKGLE, from the coding sequence ATGGTAGCGGACAACGCCGAGATTCAAGTTGAAAAAGCCGATCTCATCGAACGCCTGAAGGCCGAAATGGGCTACTCCGAGGAGGAGGCCGAACGGGTCGTGGACGCCATGATGGAGAGCATCACCGAGTCCTTGAGCAAGGGGGACAAGATCAACCTGCCTGGCATCGGGACCATGGCCGTGGTCGAGCGCGCCCCGCGCAAGGGCGAGGATCCGCATCCGGGAAAAGACATCAAATTTTCTCCCGGCAAGCGCCTGAAAGATGCTCTCACTTCTCTTGATTTTATAACCAAGGGATTGGAGTAA
- the cysK gene encoding cysteine synthase A — protein sequence MKIANSMTDLVGNTPLVRLNRMATGCLADVVVKLEFFNPLSSIKDRIALSMIDEAERSGRLRPGSVIVEPTSGNTGVGLAFVCAVRGYHLILTMPESMSVERRMLLAAMGAELVLTPASAGMAGAVAEAEKILASLEDGFMPGQFVNPANPAAHERTTAEELWHDTDGRIDVLVAGVGTGGTITGVGRTLKRRKQGFMAVAVEPAASPLLGGGKAGPHKIQGIGANFIPEVLDRGTIDRIVAVSNEDAMIMARRLAREEGILCGISSGANVWAALQLAREPEMEGKLIVAIICDTGERYLSTELFASKS from the coding sequence ATGAAGATCGCAAATTCCATGACCGACCTGGTCGGCAATACCCCCCTGGTTCGCCTGAACCGCATGGCCACCGGCTGTCTGGCCGATGTTGTGGTCAAGCTCGAATTTTTCAACCCCCTGTCCTCGATCAAGGACCGCATCGCGCTGAGTATGATCGACGAGGCCGAACGCAGCGGCAGGCTTCGTCCCGGTTCGGTCATTGTCGAGCCCACCAGCGGCAACACCGGCGTGGGTCTGGCCTTTGTCTGCGCCGTGCGCGGCTATCATCTCATTTTGACCATGCCCGAGTCCATGAGCGTTGAGCGACGCATGCTCCTTGCCGCCATGGGCGCGGAGCTCGTGCTCACGCCTGCGTCGGCGGGCATGGCCGGAGCCGTGGCCGAGGCGGAAAAGATCCTGGCGTCCCTTGAGGACGGGTTCATGCCCGGGCAGTTCGTCAACCCGGCCAATCCGGCCGCGCACGAACGCACCACGGCCGAAGAGCTCTGGCACGACACCGACGGCCGCATCGACGTATTGGTGGCCGGGGTGGGCACGGGCGGGACCATCACCGGGGTTGGCCGCACCCTGAAGCGCCGCAAGCAGGGTTTCATGGCCGTGGCCGTGGAGCCGGCAGCCTCTCCGCTCCTTGGCGGCGGGAAGGCCGGACCGCACAAGATCCAGGGCATCGGCGCCAATTTCATTCCCGAAGTGCTTGATCGCGGCACCATTGACCGCATAGTCGCCGTTTCCAACGAGGACGCCATGATCATGGCCCGCCGCCTTGCCCGCGAAGAGGGAATCCTGTGCGGGATTTCTTCGGGAGCCAATGTCTGGGCTGCCTTGCAGCTTGCCCGGGAACCGGAAATGGAAGGCAAGCTCATCGTCGCCATCATCTGCGACACAGGCGAGCGCTATCTGTCCACTGAACTTTTTGCATCCAAGAGCTGA
- the epsC gene encoding serine O-acetyltransferase EpsC: MAKYLKIDNVLSGVVESLCAPESYRGVYHQPSFGSPMPSVELLSEIVERLRSVLFPGFFKESFITPQNMAYFVGSKLEKVRRELTQQVERGFCFACEKDENSCSVECEVRAENLSNEFLKTLPRIRHMLATDVQAAFAGDPAAKNPGETIFCYPSIRAVTNYRIAHELYLLGVPLIPRIITEMAHSATGIDIHPGATIGESFFIDHGTGTVIGETCIIGRNVRLYQGVTLGAKSFPKGENGHLVKGIARHPIVEDNATIYSGATILGRITIGEGAVIGGNVWVVDDVAPGSRVYRNL; encoded by the coding sequence ATGGCCAAATATTTGAAGATCGACAATGTCCTGAGCGGGGTGGTGGAAAGCCTGTGCGCCCCGGAATCCTACAGAGGCGTCTACCACCAGCCGTCTTTTGGTTCGCCCATGCCTTCGGTGGAGCTCCTTTCGGAGATCGTGGAACGGCTGCGCTCCGTGCTTTTTCCGGGTTTTTTCAAGGAATCCTTCATCACGCCCCAGAACATGGCCTATTTCGTGGGCTCGAAGCTTGAGAAGGTGCGCCGCGAACTGACCCAGCAGGTGGAGCGCGGTTTTTGCTTCGCCTGCGAGAAGGACGAGAACTCATGTTCCGTGGAATGCGAGGTGAGGGCCGAAAATCTTTCCAATGAATTCCTGAAGACCCTGCCGCGCATCCGACACATGCTGGCCACGGACGTGCAGGCCGCCTTTGCCGGCGATCCGGCGGCCAAGAATCCGGGTGAGACCATTTTCTGCTATCCGTCCATCAGGGCCGTGACCAACTACCGCATCGCCCACGAGCTCTATCTTCTGGGCGTGCCGCTCATCCCGCGCATCATCACCGAGATGGCCCATTCGGCCACCGGCATCGACATCCATCCCGGCGCGACCATCGGCGAGTCCTTCTTCATCGATCACGGCACGGGCACGGTCATCGGCGAGACCTGCATCATCGGTCGGAACGTGCGCCTCTACCAGGGCGTGACCCTGGGCGCCAAGAGCTTCCCCAAGGGCGAGAACGGACATCTGGTCAAGGGCATCGCCCGTCATCCCATCGTCGAGGACAACGCGACCATCTATTCCGGCGCGACCATTCTCGGGCGCATCACCATCGGAGAGGGCGCGGTCATCGGCGGCAATGTCTGGGTCGTGGACGACGTGGCTCCCGGGAGCAGGGTTTATCGCAACCTCTAG